A portion of the Bordetella flabilis genome contains these proteins:
- a CDS encoding DotG/IcmE/VirB10 family protein: protein MSENHDEPQEHVRSEPSIGASGYEPEDDVTPSSPVEAPDMPARKARPAPRARTDEWRRNLKSVFGHGIGRISIIGAAIVILIMIAVGVRTLTSARNKVADTNTAQFEAPTAPSAPIDINPVSAKEAARRNDVAKREAEEAKNSGGSYQPPFIPQIQPDEAQQKPNGTNDIFGGNQGFKAAPATMPVPSATATDSEQRRLLEEARRRQTQAYEDALKKRDAYVTKKQETVLKQLDKMLGQDSLNKIGSNSVVAYTLPVNATAAASQPTGTVQQASAAQSSQRTPVIRTGNVLYAETIPEVNTDKGMDVMAVVRGGAWEGSILIGRVEQRPDDIGFRFTTLAPQDGRPSMSINAVAMKTENASLGVAENIDHHTLERYGSLGAASLLSGFGKAYAQTPGTAVIVPSGTTVTSTQEPSNKQVIATSVGELGTNFSQEIRRGFDRQATFSTPKNQGIAVFFLSDVYVQN from the coding sequence ATGAGCGAGAACCACGACGAGCCGCAAGAGCATGTGCGCTCAGAGCCCTCGATTGGAGCATCGGGCTATGAGCCCGAGGATGATGTAACGCCAAGCTCGCCTGTTGAAGCACCAGATATGCCTGCGCGCAAAGCCAGGCCCGCGCCCAGAGCCAGGACCGATGAATGGCGCCGCAATCTCAAATCGGTATTCGGCCACGGCATCGGCCGAATCTCGATCATTGGCGCCGCCATTGTCATCTTGATCATGATCGCGGTGGGTGTGAGGACGCTCACCAGTGCGCGCAATAAGGTTGCGGACACGAATACCGCGCAGTTTGAGGCACCTACAGCCCCTTCTGCGCCCATAGACATCAATCCAGTGTCCGCAAAGGAAGCTGCTCGACGCAACGATGTCGCGAAAAGAGAGGCAGAAGAAGCCAAAAATTCCGGTGGCAGCTATCAGCCTCCCTTCATACCTCAAATTCAGCCGGACGAGGCTCAGCAGAAGCCGAACGGGACAAACGATATTTTCGGAGGAAACCAAGGCTTCAAGGCAGCACCGGCCACCATGCCGGTGCCCAGTGCAACCGCAACGGACAGCGAACAGCGGAGGCTTCTCGAAGAGGCGCGGCGCCGGCAAACGCAAGCCTACGAGGACGCGCTGAAAAAGCGCGACGCGTACGTCACCAAGAAGCAAGAGACCGTGCTAAAGCAGCTTGACAAAATGCTGGGCCAAGATTCGCTGAACAAAATTGGCAGCAACAGCGTTGTCGCATACACGCTGCCCGTCAATGCCACGGCCGCAGCAAGCCAGCCGACCGGAACCGTTCAGCAGGCGAGCGCAGCCCAGTCGTCACAGCGCACGCCGGTCATTCGAACCGGCAACGTGCTTTACGCAGAGACAATTCCGGAGGTGAACACGGACAAAGGCATGGATGTGATGGCCGTTGTCCGTGGCGGTGCGTGGGAAGGCTCCATATTAATCGGCAGGGTAGAGCAGCGGCCCGACGATATTGGGTTCAGGTTCACGACGCTCGCCCCGCAAGATGGACGGCCCTCAATGAGCATCAATGCGGTCGCCATGAAAACCGAAAATGCCAGCCTTGGAGTCGCCGAGAACATCGACCATCACACGCTTGAGCGATACGGCTCCTTAGGTGCGGCAAGCCTCTTGTCTGGATTCGGCAAAGCTTACGCGCAGACACCTGGAACTGCCGTGATTGTTCCATCTGGAACCACGGTGACCAGCACACAGGAGCCCTCAAACAAACAGGTGATAGCTACCAGCGTAGGAGAACTGGGAACGAATTTTTCCCAGGAAATCCGCCGTGGCTTCGATCGCCAGGCGACCTTCTCGACACCGAAGAACCAGGGTATCGCAGTGTTCTTCTTGTCTGACGTGTACGTACAGAACTGA
- a CDS encoding DotH/IcmK family type IV secretion protein: MIRDLEQLQLTPEQTARVKRLYLQREGYKATPYVAPARPVTRTLAVNLEPGVPPPIIRLSRGQQSSIVFSDVNGNPWMIKRVSLNRQLFSDGHTEGGGAGKDETPTNVLALEPLSPVVYGNVSVQLNGLSTPVILTLISGQDDVDVRVDAKVPGRNPDASGTVSITSLPTIDSDLPYFMDGTPPEQAKRLRVRGLEGTVAWSYHNNLYLRTNATAQYPAYIAAARSTSGVSVYRYAGLHDTVTLLAGGRAVTIFIE; this comes from the coding sequence ATGATCCGAGATCTGGAGCAGCTGCAACTCACCCCTGAACAAACTGCCCGCGTAAAGCGGCTTTATCTGCAAAGAGAGGGCTACAAAGCCACCCCTTACGTCGCCCCTGCAAGGCCTGTTACCCGGACCCTCGCCGTGAATCTGGAACCAGGGGTACCACCACCCATTATTCGGCTATCTCGGGGGCAGCAGTCCTCTATCGTCTTCTCCGACGTAAATGGCAATCCATGGATGATCAAGCGGGTGTCGCTCAATCGGCAGTTGTTTAGCGACGGACATACGGAAGGAGGGGGCGCGGGCAAAGACGAGACGCCTACCAATGTGCTCGCTCTTGAGCCACTTAGCCCCGTGGTTTACGGAAACGTGTCTGTACAGCTCAATGGCCTTTCAACGCCGGTCATCTTGACGCTTATTAGCGGCCAAGACGACGTGGATGTTCGAGTTGACGCCAAGGTTCCGGGCAGAAACCCGGATGCATCAGGCACGGTCAGCATCACGTCGCTTCCTACGATCGACAGCGATCTGCCCTATTTCATGGATGGAACTCCGCCCGAGCAAGCAAAAAGGCTGCGCGTGCGTGGGCTCGAAGGCACTGTCGCGTGGTCGTACCACAACAACCTCTACTTGCGCACAAATGCGACCGCACAGTACCCCGCATACATAGCAGCGGCTCGCAGCACATCTGGCGTATCGGTGTATCGCTACGCTGGCCTGCACGATACGGTCACCTTGCTTGCCGGTGGCCGCGCCGTAACGATTTTCATCGAGTGA